A window of the Camelus ferus isolate YT-003-E chromosome 22, BCGSAC_Cfer_1.0, whole genome shotgun sequence genome harbors these coding sequences:
- the GTF2F1 gene encoding general transcription factor IIF subunit 1 codes for MAALGSSGQNVTEYVVRVPKNTTKKYNIMAFNAADKVNLATWNQARLERDLSNKKIYQEEEMPESGAGSEFNRKLREEARRKKYGIVLKEFRPEDQPWLLRVNGKSGRKFKGIKKGGVTENTSYYIFTQCPDGAFEAFPVHNWYNFTPLARHRTLTAEEAEEEWERRNKVLNHFSIMQQRRLKDQDQDEEDEEKEKRGRKKASELRIHDLEDDLEMSSDDSEASGEEGSRAPKAKRKAPPGKGGRKKKKKKGSDDEAFEDSDDGDFEGQEVDYMSDGSSSSQDELEGKPKVTQQEEGPKGVDEQSESSEESEEEKPPEEEKEEEEEKKAPTPQEKKRRKDSSDESDSSEESDIDSEASSALFMAKKKTPPKRERKPSGGSSRGNSRPGTPSTEGGSTSSTLRAAASKLEQGKRTSETPAAKRLRLDPGPQSLSGKSTPQPQSGKSTPSSGDVQVTEDAVRRYLTRKPMTTKDLLKKFQTKKTGLSSDQTVNVLAQILKRLNPERKMINDKMHFSLKE; via the exons gccaggctggagcGCGACCTGAGCAACAAGAAGATTTACCAAGAGGAGGAGATGCCCGAGTCGGGTGCTGGCAGCGAGTTCAACCGCAAGCTCCGGGAGGAGGCGCGGAGGAAGAAGTACGGCATCGTCCTCAAGGAGTTCCGGCCTGAGGACCAGCCCTGGCTGCTCCGTGTCAACGGCAAATCGGGCCGGAA GTTCAAGGGCATAAAGAAGGGAGGGGTGACCGAGAACACCTCCTACTACATCTTTACCCAGTGCCCCGATGGGGCCTTCGAGGCCTTCCCCGTACACAACTGGTACAACTTCACGCCGCTGGCCCGGCACCGCACGCTCACGgcggaggaggcggaggaggagtgGGAGAG GAGAAACAAAGTCCTGAACCACTTCAGCATCATGCAGCAGCGGCGGCTCAAGGACCAGGACCAGgatgaggaggatgaggagaaggagAAGCGTGGCCGCAAGAAGGCCAGCGAGCTGCGCATCCATGACCTGGAGGACGATCTGGAGATGTCATCTGACGACAGCGAGGCCAGCGGCGAGGAGG GCAGCCGAGCCCCCAAGGCCAAGAGGAAGGCGCCGCCCGGCAAGGGgggcaggaagaagaagaagaagaaggggtcAGATGACGAGGCCTTCGAGGACAGCGACGACGGGGACTTTGAGGGCCAGGAGGTAGACTACATGTCTGACGGCTCCag CAGCTCCCAGGATGAGCTGGAGGGCaagcccaaggtcacccagcaggaGGAGGGCCCCAAGGGCGTGGATGAGCAGAGCGAGAGCAGCGAGGAGAGCGAGGAGGAGAAGCCACccgaggaggaaaaggaggaggaggaggagaagaaggcgCCCACGCCGcaggagaagaagaggaggaaag ACAGCAGCGATGAGTCAGACAGCTCGGAGGAGAGCGACATCGACAGCGaggcctcctctgccctcttcaTGGCG AAGAAAAAGACGCCCCCGAAGAGGGAGCGGAAGCCGTCGGGAGGCAGCTCCCGGGGCAACAGCCGGCCGGGCACCCCCAGCACGGAGGGCGGCAGCACCTCCTCCACCCTGCGGGCCGCCGCCAGCAAGCTGGAGCAGG GGAAGCGGACCAGCGAGACGCCGGCGGCCAAGAGGCTGCGGCTGGACCCCGGGCCCCAGAGCCTGTCGGGCAAGTCCACCCCTCAGCCCCAGTCTGGGAAGTCGACCCCCAGCAGCGG TGATGTGCAGGTGACCGAGGACGCTGTGCGCCGCTACCTGACGCGGAAGCCCATGACCACCAAGGACCTGCTGAAAAAGTTCCAGACCAAGAAGACGGGGCTCAGCAGCGACCAGACGGTGAACGTGCTGGCCCAGATCCTCAAGCGCCTGAACCCCGAGCGCAAGATGATCAACGACAAGATGCACTTCTCCCTCAAGGAATGA